Genomic DNA from Epinephelus fuscoguttatus linkage group LG14, E.fuscoguttatus.final_Chr_v1:
ACTACTGAAACCTATGGTAaagtttcggtagtgacatgaTCATTTCGGTAGTGACAAAATGGAATGGTCAGTAGTTAAATCCCATAGTTTTGTGGTCCAAAGTcttgctcttctctgctctactctgctctactctaccctggtctgctctactctgctttactctatactctgctctactctactctactctgttctgctctactctactatactctgctctgttctgctctactataccctactttgctctactctgctctactctactatactctgctctattctgctctgctctactctactatgctctgctgTGCTATACTCTATACTCTACTTtactctggtctactctataatctactctattctgctctactctgctctgttctactctgcacTACTTtattctactctgctctactctactttgctctactctgctctactttgctttACTCTGGTCTgttctactttgctctactctactatattctgctctactctactttgctctgctctgctctactgtggtctactttgctctactctgctctactctactatactctgctctactttgttCTATTCTACTACACTCTGCTCCACTATACTCTTCTCCATTCTACTCTGCTATGCTCTGCTCTATTCTGCTCCGCTCTACTCTATACTCTGCTCCACTATACTCTTCTCCACTCTTCTCTGCTATGCTCTGCTCTATTCTGCTCCGCTCTACTCTATACTCTGCTCCACTATACTCTTCTCCACTCTtctctactatgctctgctctattctgctctgctctactctactctactctgctctgctctgctctctcaaaaattaaattgttttattgaccacaaaacatgtgtctttgtctttgtaacATTCCCACCATGAGGCATACATTTGAGGAAATATGATGGAAccttaaaaacagaataatggtcactaccgaaacaggaCTGCCACTACCGACACAGTgcagtcactaccgaaacactgggtgttttgtaaaaaataaagtatattgagTTATCAACTAAAGTATTATGATACTAATTGGttacatttatgttctgtttcatcagttattaactctgaaatcaatctgatcagcgttatgcattttacaaagaaagattgcatttagattttgaagaattctataatttgaacttcgaaatttgttaaaatatttttttatagatttaattgtgaaaaccttcagtcaaaatttgtaaaaatttaaatctttAGACAAGGGAAGAAACAAGCATAACAggttgatatatatttttttgtataatataatactatatgtttcggtagtgacaaattttgggagaggaaaaacattccaaaacagtctgaaaatacaatataaaaatctacagtcattttactagatatgtgacctttacatatggtacaatatatatagggacaaagttttggaaataaaacatacaaaatttcaaaatatttccagcctGACTTTGTACACATTCGGTAGAATGCCCCATACAGCTCTTCAGAGTATTAAAGgtttttcattatatttgagttatttttaaGAGTAGTATTTGTAATTGCCATTTGATTTTAAGTTAACAGTAATTCAGCTGTGTGGTTTAGTCATTCTAACTAAAACAAGTAGATGTgcccattcattttctgttttgtaaaCAGATCCCTGTAATCCGGTCACATATCCAGGTAATCCATTACTCCCCAGCCCCTGCACTAAACCATCCGAGCAGCTGTCCAGGTCGCTGCGAGCTTATACACAAAAACAGCCAGATTACAGTGGCATGGCACAAACAAGCAGAGCTAAACCAACATGTCATGCTGgccacaaacacatacactgtGATGAGCTGCACACAGATTTAacctgaattttaatttaatagaTTGAAGTGtggagaggcagcagcagatgtgATGTTTGGCAGCAAGAGTTTGAACCCAGAGAGTTGCGAGTAGAGGATATGAATAAAccaaagactgtgtgtgtgtgtgtctgcgtgtgtgtgtgtgtgtgtgtgtgtgtgtgtgtgtgtgtgatcaacTGAGAGCATGGTTGAAGGTTAGCAGTCGTACACTGATGCTTTATGTTAAGAGTTCAGCTTGGTATAGAGTGTGAACTGAGGCAGAGTTTTGTCAACACTGCTTGTGTGTCAaatctacgtgtgtgtgtgtgtgtgtgtgtgtgtgtgtgtgtgtgtttttgtctgtctgaaTGTTTGTCTGAAGGTGGAAAAGTTGGTCTCATCGGGCCAGGCAGTGACAGTTGAATTGTTAAATAATGTATTCTTCTAAATCAAACAGCGTGTAGAAGTCGTCCAGACGTCtcagttttgtttcatcatcCTGCTGGGTGTTTGAGTCTGAATTTACTGCATAGAATCCGCCTACAAGCTGAAGCTCTTCATTAAAGGGAATACACTGCCTCAAAGTATAAAACTGTCTCTCTGCCACAGGAAATATACAATGTACACAAACCAAAAACAGTTTGGATAAGTTACTACAAATAAGAGCAAACTAAACATTTCAGCCAGGGAGGAAAAATAAtaactatacacacacacacacacacacacacacacacacacacacacatatatatatacacatacagtacaggccaaaagtttggacacaccttctcattcaatgcgttttctttattttcatgactatttacattgtagattctcactgaaggcatcaaaactatgaatgaacacatgtggagttatgtacttaacaaaaaaaggtgaaatagctgaaaacatgttttatattctagtttcttcaaaatagccaccctttgctctgattactgctttacacactcttggcattctctccatgagcttcaagaggtagtcacctgaaatggttttccagcagtcttgaaggagttcccagaggtgtttagcacttgttggcccctttgccttcactctgcggtccagctcaccccaaaccatctcgattgggttcaggtccggtgactgtggaggccaggtcatctgccgcagcactccaccactctccttcttggtcaaatagcccttacacagcctggaggtgtgtttggggtcattgtcctgttgaaaaataaatgatcgtccaactaaacgcaaaccggatgggatggcatgtcgctgcaggatgctgtggtagccatgctggttcagtgtgccttcaattttgaataaatccccaacagtgtcaccagcaaaacacccccacaccatcacacctcctcctccatgcttcacagtgggaaccaggcatgtggaatccatccgttcaccttttctgcgtctcacaaagacacggcagttggaaccaaagatctcaaatttggactcatcagaccaaagcacagatttccactggtctaatgtccattccttgtgtttcttggcccaaacaaatctcttctgcttgttgcctctccttagcagtggtttcctagcagctatttgaccatgaaggcctgattcacgcagtctcctcttaacagttgttctagtaagtaatgatggccactcgtttttctttagttagctgattggttcttgccataatatgaattttaacagttgtccaatagggctgtcggctgtgtattaacctgacttctgcacaacacaactgatggtcccaaccccattgataaagcaagaaattccactaattaaccctgataaggcacacctgtgaagtggaaaccatttcaggtgactacctcttgaagctcatggagagaatgccaagagtgtgcaaagcagtaatcagagcaaagggtggctattttgaagaaactagaatataaaacatgttttcagttatttcacctttttttgttaagtacataactccacatgtgttcattcatagttttgatgccttcagtgagaatctacaatgtaaatagtcatgaaaataaagaaaacgcattgaatgagaaggtgtgtccaaacttttggcctgtactgtatatatgtctgTATATACAGTAATGATCAAAATTGGAGAACAACCGACAATTTCCTTATTTCAAGGTCACAGCTTAGTCctatttgaaaaatatttatatatttataaatatttatatatattgaaATCATCCAAACAGGAGTAAAAAAGCAGTTTTTATATTCTGAAGCACTATAAAAAACTTTAAGGAGATATTTGAAAAAGAACACTGATCAAAATTAGAGAACACTTTCAGATACCTTTCAGTTATTGGTGTTAAATTGGCACCTGGTGCTTATTTCCTTAATTATCTGACAAACCCTATTTAATTGGCAGCCTAACTTTCCAGTTTTCACTGACTTTGCAAAATGGTGAGCCATTCTAAAGTGACTGAAACCCTCTGGTAGCAAGAGATTTTGGTAGTTCCAGATCTGTGATTTCTAGAATATCGCATCTTTACATCACAAACTCATTCAAGTCCCCCAAGAAGGCTGGTCATCCACGAAAGACAAATGCAAGAGAGGACAGGATAATGCAGAGAAACTCTATGGGCAATCAGTTCAACACTGCAGCTGGAATTGCTCGCCACTCCAGCACTGAACAGGGCAAGGATCTGGGCAAGGATCTGTCCCGTCATACAGTCTCAACGTTTAATAGAATTTGGACTGAAAGCCCACTCTGCAGTGACCAAACCTCTCATCAGCAGAAAGAATCAAAAGGCTAGACTAACCTTTGCTGAGGAGCATGTTGTGTGGACAGAGGAGAACTGGTCCAAAGTTCACTTTAGTGATAAAAGCAAACATTATGTTCATCGTCAAACTGGGAAAAGATTAAACCCTAAGTGTGTAAAGAAGTCAGTGAAAGGTGAAGGGGGAAGTGTCATGGTTTGAGGGATGATTTCTGCAGCAAAAGTTGGGCCTCTTATACAGCTACATGGCAGAGTGAATGCAAATGTTTATCAGAAACTTCTTTGACAacatgcaggacaatgcccCCTGTCACACAGCAAAATGGGTAAAGCAGTTTCTtgaagctgaaaacactgaaatggcCAGCCCAGAGTCCTGATCTAAACCCAAAAGAAAACCTCTAGAAAATCCTTGGCAACAAAGTTATGCCTAAGAAACCCACTACAGTCACCGAACTGGAAGAGACTGGAAGAAGAGTGGACCAAAATCACAACAGAGCAGTGTGAGAGACTAGTGATGTCCTGTAGCCGCAAATGTGCTGATGTCATTCAAAGTAAAGGCCTGTACACTTCGTACTAATTGTTGGCTGAGTCTGGTGCACTAACACCAAATGTGAAATTATTATTCCTGCtaaaatattcatttatatatatacatatatatatatacacacacacacacacacatatatatatatatatatatatatatatatgtacacacacacacacacacatttctacaGTATTCTATATAAACATTAATAAGCATGGTGACTTAATTATAAATAACCCAAACATATAATGTGTACAGTAGCAGAAATTACACTTAAAGCTTCATTAAAACACCTTGTATTTACCCATCCACCCCCACACCCTTAATGGACTATCCAAAACCTTGAATTATGTTAGGGCTGGACGTTATAACTACTATGTAGAATAATTTCAAGTGAAATATAGATTTAGACAATACTAGATGTACGGTCAAGTTGTGTTACATAACGCTGTTTTTCGAAAAAGTCATGCCAGTGTGCATCTCTTTTCCAGCAACACTAAATAGGCGGCTGcatatatggaaaaaaaaaaaaaaaacaccccaaaaaaaatctaacaaaaGGTTTCTCAACAGTTTTGTAGTATTAGGTGTCCTTAATAACATACTAACAGTCTACAAAAATCTGACTGTTAGACAGGAGTATTTTTGAAGATGGCGTCCAAGGTGGCTAAGAAATCCTTAATACCTTTACTCCttcattatttatcataaacaagtagttttggtgggtggcacggtggtgtggtggttagcactgtcgcctcacagcaagagggttcctggtttgatcccgggcgtgggagcccttctgtgtggagtttgcattttctccctgtgtcagcatgggttctctccgggcactccggcttcctcccacagtccaaagacatgcagattggggattaggttaattggtgactctaaattgtccgtaggtgtgaatgtgagtgtgaatggttgtttatctctatgtgtcagccttgtgaAAGTCttgcaacctgtccagggtgtaccctgcctctcgcccgatgtcagctgggataggctccagcccctccgcaaccctcaagaggatgaagcgatggatggatggaatttTGGTGTCTCACCCCATGTTCTTGGGTCCTACAAATGTATTTCACTTGTCAAAATTGCTGTGACACGATTACATAATTGTATAATCCAAGATTTTGTGTGCATGACGCATCTGAAAGTCACCTATGTCCCATGTCAGTTTAACTAAATTCATGATTGTGTAATAAATACCATCTAGATTTTTTTGCTATTATATCAAGGCTTGACAATATCCTGAAAAACAGCTATATACTTAAAAAGAGAGTGGTATCAGAGGATAATGGTAGTTAATAGTATTGGTTGCATGGTTGAAAAGTTATAGGTAGATCTGAGCATTGTGTTCTTGCTCCCTGGTTCACCACTTGGCATGGAAAAGGGGTGACAGTTACGGTGCCATTGCACAGTCATACGCAGACTTTACCATACGCCATTATGGTAAAGCAACTGTAGGTTTTGATGGTTATAGTGAAGGTCAAGACAATACTCATCAGAGATGTGGAGAAACCACCCACCCGATCGTTAGCTTCAATGCAAAGACTGAGTTTGTGGGAAGAAAGGATGATTTCCTTTCCATATCTTGTAACAAACAAGGACTTATCAGTCTTATGACTaaggagcagaagaagaagggcTGCACTGTTATCAGTGCATCAGGTGATGCAGATGTGGACATAGTCAAAACTGCAGTCAAGGCATCAAAACAGCAGACCACAACCTTGATAGGGGAGGATACAGACTTACGTATTCTTCTTCTCTACTATGTTGAGACGAACAATAGAGGCCTCTATTTTCGTTCAGACAAGTCCAAAGCTACTAAAGTGTACGACATCAGAGAGATGAAACAAGTCCTGGGTAGTgacttgtgtttccagttgctgtttatTCACGCTTTCACAGGATGGGATACAACTTCGCACATTTTTGTGTCGGTAAACAGTCAGCATTCCAGAAACTTGTGAATGGTGAATCAACTATCCAATCTTGTGCAAATGTCTTTCTGCTCCCAAATCAAGCAAGGAATGTCATAGAGGACCATGGGTGTAAGGCAATGGCATTGTTTGCTAGTTTgcgtgtgaggtggatcatagcgCATCGCCGTTCTTCTTGGTAGTTGAAGGCTATtgtgtgacactgagacagcacctggatgcaggcgacagatgggtttaaaaaaacagacgTATAACAGATGTATAGACGTATCCCTCCTCtggcctctctgttgatgctatGTGCATAAATAGGATTAATaacctaataaataaaaaaaaatatttgaatcaTTTTCCAACAGTAGATTATTTGAAAGGCCATGGAAAATGACTCCCCCCcacaaagatatttttttatagtttCAAACATAacctacttgatacttttatactcatgttatagttttgtcTTCAGTGCTGCAAACTcgtaaacctctgtagctccactctgtgcaaaaagttaatttacagctctgctatttattttatataatttttcatttacatgttgtgcagctgtatatttttataACAGGAAAActaaaatccctgtctttgcacaGTCtggtgcttgtgacatctcaaatgcaGCTTTGACTCGCAAATTAATTTTAAgcccattttgtagaaaataccGAAATATATATGGCTTATCAcaattcagcctgaaaataccaaGATATAAAATTTTGTACATATGTCCAGCCTTGTATTATGTTGTAGCCAGGTGTTTTATACAGAAGCAGTACAATACGCCACCAGGCAGCATTATAAACTGCCTGTCATATTGCTGCAAAAGGTGCCTCTTTGCATTTCTGTCTAATTCcagaatcactgacaaagtggtgctctttgatgagttgggaatgagaatgtCCTGTTAAGTCCTAAAGAAATTTGTTTCATCAAATGATGGCAAATTACAAAGCAAGCAAACCTGAGGCAGGATGttttagcatatgaattctggTCAGCTTCTGGTACTTGGGTTGGGGGAGCAGGTGTTAGTATTAAGGGGTGAATCTGGTCATGCTGTCTTGTAATATTATACTACCTGTACAAGCCTGTAGCCTATAAAAAGTGACCATAGGCCTACATGTCAATACGTAATTATGAcgttttaaatctttttttgaaGCCCTTGAGttacaaaaaaaatggaaaaatgaaagacagaTTAACACACACCACGaaatgagagagggaggaggctgtggtggaggagagagagcgtgagtgagtgagtgtgtgtgtgtgtgtgtgtgtgtgtgtgtgtgtgtgtgtgtgtgtgtgtctcagagagagatagatggagagagagagagagacagagagagagagacagagagagagtgagcgtTGGTTCACAGAGATAGTGAGTGTCGGGGCTCCAGGTCCAGGAAGGAACAGGCAGTCTCTGGAACAGTTTACCCAGGCTATGGACTGCATATTTCGTGTTGCTCTTGGCGGAGCGGCGGGGGTCGGGCTGCTGGGAGCCTCTCTctgccctctcctctctgcttcatgtcctcttctcctcctctgaggGCAGCGGAGGAACTTTACCGGCAGCTCCGGAGCAGCTCGGCCGGCCGGGAGTCTCAGGCTGTCGCGGTGTGTTTGAGGGAGGCGGGCGGGGGGGAGGAAATGCGAAGCAGACCGCTGGTGACCTGAACTTCCTTCCCTCCTGGCTGTTTCAGTCAGGACCTTGCCCATTCAGCATAATGCTCCCGTTCTCCACCCGCAGAAAACCAAGTAAGAGCAGTCCGAAGCCGCGGCGGGAGCTGGGGGCGGACGCAGCGGACATAATGCGGACTTTGTGCCCGGTCTGAGCGCAGCAGTCTGCGGATACGAGCTGACCGGCTGGATGTTCAGCAGCAAGACTTTGTGCTTTTCTGAAGGTAAGAAAACGGAGAATTTATGCAAATATGGCTTGGTAATTAAGTCTCTTTTTTTCAAACtaggatttatttttttatttcacatgtCCACATATTCAGATTTCCATTTCACATGAACTTACTCCCgtcaaaataaatgtagctaataaactgaaataaacagGAAAAACCTGCGCCAATTTAGGATTTTCTCCAGTGAAATAACTCTTTACACTTTTTCCATAAGCGTCAGatccatttcattttcattaggtGTTGAAAAACATAGACAGGTCCTCATGGATTATACTTAACATGGACTGCGCCAACTACCCGCCAGTTTATTCTCCAGACTGGGGCAGTGCTGCTCAACAACAAAAGCTGGCTTCCTTAATAAAGGCTACTTTTGCAGAAGCAATATATGTGTCATAGGATGGATGCCTAAGACCTTGCTGATAAAAACCGCGGTGGGGTCGGGTCACAATAATAAGACTCTCTTTGATGCCTtgtttgccccccccccccccacccccaaggAACATTACATAACTGTTGAACTGCCTTGGCCACAAATCAATGCAATCTGTCAATTGGCTGCTGCCTGGTGCCATTTTATTAATCATCACTACCAACCAGCTAACTAACACTAATAATACATTATCTTCACTTCCATAGCAAGGACTGTATTGGATCGTAACTCCTGTGCAGCAGTCAAAGaacttttattgatttttttttcttgaattcACCTAAATAATGAAGCTTTTGTTTGTGAGCCATCTAATACCGATGCTGTaggacatctctccacttcTTTTAAATCTTATGACCTTGTGCGCACAGCAGCACCTTTCCTCGTTGCAAGAAGCCCACATCGATCTTAGTTTTGTCCCCTACAAGGAATTTGTCTCATCTTATCTCTGCTGACAGGCTGCGTTCATCACCATCCAgcactcctcctctcctccaccacaACTCAGCTTAATGAATCAAGGGGAGAGAGGAATGCAAAGTCTAGTTTGACCAAAATGAGCACATATTTGACTTTATAGCAAATTATGTGCTAATACTGTATCTGTAACATCCTCTCACACCCCCCTCTTTAACCTCTTGATAATTCAGCCTAAGGATGAGTCTTCCTTGTACTGCCTGGACAGGGCCCTGTCCTAAAGAACTGGAGAGGGTAACACATTCATGGTGCTCGTCAGCGAGCCAGTTGTATCCTTCACCAGCTCACCTCATACCTCATCGCTCACAAAGTTCTTTCAGCTGCCTTATTTTAATTCTTTGAATCTGGACGATTTTTAAATGCTCTTTTTGTCAGTATGTTCACGTTCATGGTTATCAACcgaggaagggaaaaaaaaagtctgaagcCGCTTAGCGTAGGTTTTCATTTTAGATTAGGGCTCACGTTACTAATCTGCACATAgacttttaaatttgtttttcccaGCATTTCCACACACCTTTGCCCTCAGTATCTTTTCAAATATCCTTTTCCACTAGCTGTGTGTCTGAGGAATATGTAACAAATCTTAAGTCATTTGTATGCACACTGCTCTCCTCTCCCAATTTACAGTGCTTTTCCAATAGTGAGATAGACAGGTAAAAGAACTCGTTTGGTCTGTATTttaggaggaaaaaagagactGATTTTTCCATTATTCTTATTTTGCAACAGGTTTCTGGATCCAAATGTCGAGTCTGAGAGAAGCTTTATCGTTGTGgagccagcagtgtgtgacgtgAAAGGAAGGGAAGCGAGGACGAGGGCGTCCAGCGATAACAGTCCAGTGTGCTGTACATGGCTCTGTCAGCATCAAGTGCCGTGAAGAGAGCTCTACCCGGTGGTAAAACAGAAGAGAGGTTGAAAATGTGATGGACTTCACTAATGTCTCCCAACTCAATTATGGACAGTGGCTGGCAAAGGAATCATAGTGCTTAATTAGACCATTGCTCTTGTGTTGGGAGACTTAGGACAACTAATTACCAAGGGATTACTCAAGACCTTCTTCAGCACCAACCAGGGCATGGTTGTGTTATTAAGCAAGCAGCCAGAATCCAATGACTGTTCTGTTGGATTGTTCACATCCTAATTTCTTAtcagtttttttcctctgatttggtgtctgtatttttgtctGATCTGTTTGAAATGGAGATACAGTGGCGTTTATGGAATAAGGACTGGGCCTCCTTTATACGGCCGTGGATACCTATACTGTTAGGCCTTCACCTCCAGTTCTCCCGGGCCTCCAACTGTCCTGAGGAGTGCCGCTGTGATCGCACCTTTGTTTACTGCAACGAGCGGAGCCTGACCTCAGTGCCTCTGGGAATCGGTGAGGGTTACAAGACTCTTTACCTCCACAACAACCAAATCAACAATGCTGGTTTTCCCCTAGAGCTCCATCACATTGCTTCTGTGGAAACTGTGTTTCTGTATGGCAACCAGCTGGATGAGTTCCCCATCAACCTGCCCAAAAATGTAAGGGTTCTCCATCTGCAGGAGAACAACATTCAGACCATCTCCAGAGCAGCTCTGGCTCAGCTTCTCTGGCTGGAGGAGCTGCATTTAGATGATAACTCCATTTCTACTGTGGGGGTGGAGGAAGGGGCCTTCCGTGAGGCAGTTAGCTTAAAAATGCTCTTTCTCACCAAAAACCACCTGAGCAGTGTGCCTATTGGTCTTCCGGATGATCTGAAAGAGTTGCGATTGGATGAGAACCGGATTGCGGTCATAGCAGAGGAAGCATTTAGGAACATCACTCGCCTGCAGCGCCTCCTGTTGGATGGGAACCTGTTGACAGATGAAGGGATCGCACCAGGGACCTTTCAAGACCTGGTCACCCTGAGGGAGCTGTCCCTGGCCCgcaactcactcactcaccctcCCCCATACCTCCCTGGGGACGTGCTTGTCAAATTAAACTTTCAGGAAAATCAGATAAATAGAATCCCTGCCAGGGCATTCGCAGGGTTGCACAAGCTGGAGAGGCTGGATATTTCTAACAACCAGCTGCAGTCGCTGACAGAGGGGGTCTTTGACGATCTCGTCAGTCTCAGACAGCTCACTGTTCGGAACAATCTTTGGCTGTGTGACTGCAGCATCAAATGGGTTGCGTCGTGGCTCAAATCCCTGCCGGCCTCCCTCAATGTGCGTGGCTTTATGTGCCATAAACCTGAAAAGTTCCGGGGCATGGTGATCAGAGAGCTGAGTGCTGAGCTGGTCCAATGCCCGCAGAGCACAGTGACAGCACATCTGCCTACCTCACCATCTGATATTGCTCTGATCCCATCCCTGTCATCTTCCACAGACTCCCCCCAATTCCCTCActatgtttcctcctcctcctccagacaTCCCGTCTCCACATTACCCACCCTCTTCCCTGTCTACTCAACCAGAGAGGCGGGGCTAAGGACTAAGCAACCTCTGGACCCCAGGAGGGAGACTTTGCAGGTCAGCTTTGCCCTACTAAATGGCTCTGCTATCCACGTCAGCTGGGTGGCAGCCTTTCCAGTCACTGCCTACAAGGTGACCTGGGCCAGGATGGGCCCAAGTCTGACAGGGGACACTGTCAGGGAGAGGATAGTGGGTGGGGATCATCGAGGGATCCGACTGGCTAATCTTGAGCCAAAGTCCACCTATCGGATCTGTGTCATTCCCTTGGATGCATTCAATAATTACCGTCCCAAAGATGATACTGTGTGCACTGAGGCCATGACGACAGCGGCCTCTTTCAGTCCTGACAACAATAAAAGACCGTCAGGGCCTGAGCAGGCCACACAACAGGAACCCAGCTCGCATTTCTTGCTGGCTGGGCTGATTGGCGGGGCTGTGATTGTGGTACTGGTGGCACTCCTCAGCATCTTCTGCTGgcacatgcacaaaaaaagCCGCTCCAAGTCCTCCACCAAGTGGAAATACAACCGGGGTCGGAGAAAAGATGACTATTGCGAGGCAGGCACCAAGAAAGATAATTCCATCCTGGAAATGACTGAGACTAGCTTCCAGATAGTCTCACTTAACAACGAACAGCTCCTCAAGGGAGATTTCCGCATTCAGCCTATTTACACCCCTAATGGAGGCGTCGGCTTTAGAGACTTCCCCCTGGAGAACAACAGCACAGTCTACTGCAAGAACAATGTTCAGGATGCAGACTTTTGTGGCACATGATGGTTTCGGAAAGCACCAGGAGCTTTTTTACTGACATCTACCCACATTTTACTGGACACTGTACAGTGTTAATATTATTTGAAACCCCTGTGTCTTCAAGAAAT
This window encodes:
- the si:dkey-87k14.1 gene encoding leucine-rich repeat transmembrane protein FLRT2 — protein: MEIQWRLWNKDWASFIRPWIPILLGLHLQFSRASNCPEECRCDRTFVYCNERSLTSVPLGIGEGYKTLYLHNNQINNAGFPLELHHIASVETVFLYGNQLDEFPINLPKNVRVLHLQENNIQTISRAALAQLLWLEELHLDDNSISTVGVEEGAFREAVSLKMLFLTKNHLSSVPIGLPDDLKELRLDENRIAVIAEEAFRNITRLQRLLLDGNLLTDEGIAPGTFQDLVTLRELSLARNSLTHPPPYLPGDVLVKLNFQENQINRIPARAFAGLHKLERLDISNNQLQSLTEGVFDDLVSLRQLTVRNNLWLCDCSIKWVASWLKSLPASLNVRGFMCHKPEKFRGMVIRELSAELVQCPQSTVTAHLPTSPSDIALIPSLSSSTDSPQFPHYVSSSSSRHPVSTLPTLFPVYSTREAGLRTKQPLDPRRETLQVSFALLNGSAIHVSWVAAFPVTAYKVTWARMGPSLTGDTVRERIVGGDHRGIRLANLEPKSTYRICVIPLDAFNNYRPKDDTVCTEAMTTAASFSPDNNKRPSGPEQATQQEPSSHFLLAGLIGGAVIVVLVALLSIFCWHMHKKSRSKSSTKWKYNRGRRKDDYCEAGTKKDNSILEMTETSFQIVSLNNEQLLKGDFRIQPIYTPNGGVGFRDFPLENNSTVYCKNNVQDADFCGT